In Nocardioides nitrophenolicus, the genomic window CGATCCCGCATGCCGACCTCGTTCGTCCACAGCCGCCCTCGCCGGGCCCGCCCGTCCACAGCCCTCACGCCGGCCATGCCCCCGTGCCGCCGCCCCCGGGCAACCTGCTCCCCATGACCACCTCCGCCCGTGATCCCGCCCTCGACCCCGTTCGCGCTCCCGCTCGCGTTCCCGCTCCTGCCCGCTTCGAGAGGTGCGGCTGATGCCCTTCGCGACCGCGCGGTGCGTGGCGCTGGCGGGCGCGGTGGGCCACCTGATCGACGTACAGACCGACGTGTCCGTCGGGCAGTCGACCACGGTCGTCGTGGGCCGGGCCGACACGTCGCTGCGCGAGGGGGTCGACCGGGTGCGGATGGCGTTGATCAACACCGACCTGCGCTGGCCCGCGACCAAGCGCTGCACCTTCCTCTTCTCGCCCGCCGACCTGCGCAAGTCCGGCACCCACTTCGACCTGGCGATGGCGGTCAGCCTGCTCGCGGCCGACGGCCAGCTCGAGCCCGGCTGGCTCGACGGCACGGTCTTCATCGGCGAGCTCACCCTCTCCGGGGGCCTGCGCTCGGCCCTCGGCGTGCTCCCGATGGTGCTGGCCGCGGCGGCGGCCGGGATCGGGCGGGTCTACCTCCCCGAGCCCCAGCTCGCCGAGGCGATGATGGTGCCGGGCATGGAGGTGATCGGTGTCCGCTCGCTCGCGCAGGTCGTGGCCGGCCTGCGCGGCGACGAGCTCCCGCTGGCCCCGCCGGTGGCCGCCGCGACCGGGCTCCGGCTGCTCTCCTGGCGTGGCGACGAGCGGCTCGACGAGCTCGACTTCCGCGACCTGCGCGGCATGGCCGAGGAGAAGTACGCCGTCGAGGTCGCGGCGGCCGGCGCTCACCCGCTCCAGCTCTCGGGACCGAAGGGCTGCGGCAAGACCAGCCTGGCCGAGCGGATCCCCACGATCCTCCCCGACCTCACACCCGAGGAGTCGCTCGAGCTGACCGCGCTCCACTCGCTCGCCGGATCCCTCGACCCCGAGGAGGGGATGCTGGTGCGTCCACCCTTCGCCGCGCCCCACCACGACGCGAGCAAGGTCAGCGTCGTCGGTGGCGGCTCCGGCCGGGTCCAGCCCGGCGCGATTAGCCGGGCTCACTGCGGGGTCCTCTTCCTCGACGAGTTCCCGCTGTTCCGCGCCGACGTGGTCGAGGCACTCCGCCAGCCGCTCGAGAACGGCGACATCACCATCGCCCGCCGTGACGAGTCGGTGACCCTGCCGGCCAGCGCGCTGCTGGTCGTCGCCAGCAACCCGTGCCCGTGCGGCAACTGGTCGACCGCGATGCGCGCCAACCGCTGCACGTGCGCCGAGACGGTCCGCCGCGCCTACCGCGCCAAGCTCTCCGGCCCGATCGTCGACCGCATCGACATCCTCCGCCACGTCCAGCCGGCCGCGCCGTCCAACCACGACCCGTTCCGCACCGTCGAGACCTCCGCCGAGGTGCGGCTCCGGGTCGCCGCCGCCCGCCAGCGACAGCACGACCGCTACGCCGGCCGACCCTGGCGGCTCAACGGTCAGGTCCCGAGTCCCCGGCTCAAGGACACCTGGCCGCTGTCACCCGACGCCCAGCGGGTCGTCGACGCCGAGATGCTCACCGGTCGGTTGAGCGCCCGCGGCGCGGTCCGCGTGCAGCGGTTGGCCTGGACCGTCGCCGACCTCCGGTCCGTGCGGACCGGGCGCGAGCTGGCCCCTGGGGTCGACGAGGTCCGCACCGCCCTGCGGCTGCGCTCGGGCCAGTCGCTCGACCTGGCCATGTTCCGGCCCGATGGGGAGGTCCAGCCTGATCCGGGCTCGAAGGAGCCGGGCTCGGAGGGGGCCGCGTGAGTGATCTCGACGACGAGCGCCTCGCCCGCGCCACCATCAACCTGGTCACCGAGCCCGGCGACCTGCGCTGCCTCGGCCTGACCCGCGAGCTCGGCGGCCGCCGGTTCCTCGAGGTGTTGCGCGAGCAGCCCGATCTGCGTCCCGAGCTCACCGCCGCAGCCGGTCGGCTCGCCGGGGTCCGGCCCGAGCGGGTCCTCGAGCACGCCGCCCGCCGCGGCATCCGGTTCGTGATCCCGGGCGACGACGAGTGGCCGGGCTCCCTCGACGACCTGGCCGGCGCCGGCGTACTCCACGCGCGGGGGGAGGTGCCGGTCGGCCTCTGGGTCCGCGGCCCGGTCCGCCTCGACCGGCTCGGCGCCGCCGTCGCCATCGTCGGCTCCCGCTCCTCGACCGGCTACGGCGACCAGGTGGCCGGAGAGATCGCCGCCGTCCTCGGCCGAGCCGGCCGCCCGGTCGTGTCGGGCGCCGCCATCGGCGTCGACTACGCCGCCCACCGCGGCGCCGTCAGCGCCGACGCCCCGACCGTCGCCGTCCTCGCCTGCGGCGTGGACCGCGCGTATCCGCTCGCCCACCGCCAGATGCTCGACCACCTCGCCGCCCACCACGCCGTCGTCTCCGAGGCGCCGCCCGGCTCGGCCCCGTTCCGGATCAGGTTCCTCTCGCGCAACCGCATCATCGCCGCCCTCACCCGCGGGACCGTCGTCGTCGAGGCGGCGATCCGCAGCGGCGCCCTCAACACCGCTTCTTGGGCCGATCAGCTCCACCGGACCGTCATGGGCGTCCCGGGACCGGTCACCAGCGCCGCCTCCGAGGGCGTCCACGAGCTGATCAGGGTCGGTGCCGCCACGCTCGTCACCCGCGGTGAGGACGTGCTCGAGCTGCTCGGCGCCGCCGGCGAGGACCTCAGCGACGTCGCCCGCGCCCCCGCCGGCCCCCGCGACCGGCTCTCCGTCCGCGCCCGCCAGGTTCTCGACGCCGTCCCGGTGTCCTCGCCCGCACCGACCCCCTCGGTCGCCCTCGTCGCCGGACTCGGTGCCGAGGAGGTCGAGCGCCTGCTCGGTGGACTGCTCGCCGACGGCCACGTCGAGCGGCTCCCGGCCGGGTGGCGGCTGCCCCGGCGGGTCGGCGGCTGACCGGAGCCAGCCGATCTACGATCGGCGGGTGGGTGTCCATGCGGAGCAGGTGGAGTCCGGCCGGGCGGCCGGGCGGCCCGCCGACCCACCCGCCGACCCACCCGCGGGCGAGCTGGACGGTGCGCCGCCGGCCGATGGCGCCGACCTTGACGACGTCCTCCCGGAGGCGTTCGCCCGGGTCCTGGGCGACTACGAGCGCCACCTCGTCGCGGAGCGCGACCTGACCGAGCACAGCGTCCGGGCCTATCTCGGTGACATCGCCGGGCTCCTCGACCACGCCGGCCGGCTCGGGCTGGTGGATCTGGCCGAGCTCGACCTGCGCACCCTGCGCAGCTGGCTGGCCAAGCAGCAGACCATGGGCCTCTCGCGTACGACGCTCGCCCGGCGGGCCACGGCCGCGCGCGTGTTCACGGGCTGGCTCGCCCGCACCGGCCGCACCCCCACCGACGTCGGCTCGGCGCTCGGGTCTCCGCGCCCGCACCGCACCCTGCCGGACGTGCTGCGGGTCGATGAGGCCACGCGACTGATCAGCGCCGCCACCGAGCTCGCCGACGACGGGAGCCCGGTCGGGCTGCGGGACGTGGCGATGCTCGAGCTGCTGTACGCGACGGGCATGCGCGTGGGTGAGCTCTGCGGCCTCGACGTCGACGACGTGGACCGTGACCGCAACGTCGTCCGGGTCTTCGGCAAGGGGCGCAAGGAGCGCACCGTGCCGTTCGGCCAGCCAGCGGCCGCCGCCCTCGACCGCTGGCTCAGCCAGGGCCGCCCGGACCTGGCTCGTCCCGGGTCCGGTCCGGCCCTGTTCCTCGGCGCGCGGGGCGGCCGGATCGACCAGCGCGCGGTCCGGACGCTGGTCCATCGCCGGCTCGCCGACGTCCCCGGCGCGCCGGACCTGGGCCCGCACGGCCTGCGCCACACCGCCGCCACCCACCTGCTCGAGGGCGGCGCCGACCTGCGCTCGGTCCAAGAGCTGCTCGGGCATGCCTCCCTCGCGACCACCCAGCGCTACACCCACGTCACGACCGACCGCCTGCGCCGGGCCTACCAGCAGGCCCACCCGCGAGCCTGACGCGCAGCCGTCGTCGGGCGCCCGGCGGGGGAGCGCTCACCGGGTCGTGTCGACCACCCCGTCGTCCGCGGCGCCGGCCGCCCGCGCGGCGGTCGCGGCACCCAGCGGAGGACCGGTGTGTCCGGCCGGACGGTCGCGCCAGAGCGGGAGCAGCCGCACCGGACCGGCGCGGACCAGGCGGAGCGGGTCGAGATAGGTCTCGCCGGCGATCCAGCCCCAGTGCAGGCAGGCGCGGGGGAGACAGTGGGAGCCGGGCAGCTGGAGCGTCCCGATCGGGGCGCCGGCGGGGAGCCGGGCGCCGACGGTGACGGCGGCGGCGACCGGCTCGTAGGTGGTGCGGGTGGCGCCGTGGCCGACGACGACCACGCCGCGGCCGGCGATCCGGCCCGCGAAGAGGACGGTGCCGGGGAGTGCGGTGCGGACCTGCTGACCGACGTGTCCGGCGAGGTCGACGCCGCGGTGACCGGAGGCGTAGGGGGAGCTGGGCGGATCGAAGGCGCGGACCACGTCGGGCACCGGCCACAGCGGCCAGACGCCGACCGGGTCGCCGGGGTCGGCTCGGGCGGTGGGGCCGGTGAGGAGCGGGCCGAGCACCAGGGCGAGGAGGGCGAGGAGAGCGGTGAGGCGGAGGGGTGAGCGGGTCATGGGGAGAGCGTGCGGGGGAGGTGGGACGGAAGTGGGGGTGGGGAGGGTGGGGCTGTGGAGAGTGGGGGTGGGGAGAGGGGGCTGTGGAGAGTCCAGGTCACGGATTGGTACGACGAGTGCTCGACGCCGTACGCTTGGAGGCACCGGTCCGCCCTGGACCGGAATTCGCTCGTCCGCAGACCACGACGGCTCCTCGCGGAGCCGATCGCCCGTGGGCGTCGATCCTCAGTCCTCCCGGACCCGGTCCGGGAGGTCGGATCACGCGCAGACGACAGGCACCAACTGAAAACAACAGGAGAAGATCATCATGGCTGTCGTGACCATGCGCCAGCTCCTCGAGAGCGGCGTCCACTTCGGACACCAGACCCGTCGTTGGAACCCGAAGATGAAGCGATTCATCCTCACGGACCGCAACGGCATCTACATCATCGACCTGCAGCAGTCGCTGGCCTACATCGACCGCAGCTACGCCTTCGTCAAGGAGACGGTGGCCAAGGGCGGGACGATCATGTTCATCGGCACCAAGAAGCAGGCGCAGGAGTCGATCGCCGAGCAGGCGACCCGCGTCGGCATGCCTTACGTCAACCAGCGCTGGCTGGGCGGCATGCTCACCAACTTCGCGACCATGAACCAGCGGATCAACCGCCTCAAGGAGCTCGACGACGTCGACTTCGACGACGTGGCCGGCTCCAACCGCACCAAGAAGGAGCTCCTGCAGATGAAGCGGGAGCACGCCAAGCTCGAGAAGACGCTGGGCGGCATCCGCGAGATGTCCCGGATCCCCTCCGCGGTGTGGATCGTCGACACCAACAAGGAGCACCTCGCCGTCGAGGAGGCGCGCAAGCTGCGCATCCCGATCATCGCGATCCTGGACTCCAACTGCGACCCCGACGACGTCGACTTCCCGATCCCGGGCAACGACGACGCCATCCGCGCGGTGGGCCTGCTGACCCGCGTCATCGCGGACGCGGCGGCCGACGGCCTCATGTCCCGCTCGGGCGCCGGCTCCGCGTCGAGCCCCGCCGCCGAGGAGCCCCTCGCCGCGTGGGAGCGCGAGCTCCTCGAGGGTGACGCCGCCGCGCCGGCCGCCGAGGCCACCGAGGCCACCGAGGCCACCGCCGAGGAGACCCCGGCCGCCGAGGAGACCGCCGCCGAGGCCACCGAGGCGCCCGCCGCCGAGGCTGCTGCCGAGGAGGCCCCCGCGGCCGACGCTCCGGCCGAGGCCTGAGCCCCCTCCCCGTCCACCCCTGAGAATCGAACGAGGATCCATGGCATTCACTGCTGCTGACGTCAAGAAGCTCCGCGAGCTGACCAGCGCCGGCATGATGGACTGCAAGAAGGCGCTCGACGAGACCGACGGCGACTTCGACAAGGCCGTCGAGCTGCTCCGCGTGAAGGGTGCCGCCAAGGCGGCCGCCCGCGGCGCCGAGCGCGAGACCTCGGCCGGCCTGGTGGCCAACGCCGGTGGCGCGCTCGTCGAGCTGAAGTCGGAGACCGACTTCGTCGCGAAGAACGAGGAGTTCATCAAGGCCGCCCAGCAGATCGCCGAGGCGATCGACGCGGGCAAGGCCACCGACACCGAGTCGGCCAAGGCGCTGCCCCTGGGCGACAGCACCGTCGGCCAGGTCGTCGAGGGCCTCGCCATCACCATCGGCGAGAAGATCGAGCTCGGCAACGTGGCGTACTTCGACGGCCCCGTCGCGGTCTACCTGCACAAGCGTGCGGCCGACCTCCCGCCGGCCGTCGGCGTCATCGTCGAGTACGAGGGCGACGAGGCCGCCGCCCGCGGCGCCGCCATGCAGGTGGCGGCCCTCAAGGCGCAGTACCTCACCCGTGACGAGGTCCCCGCGGACATCGTGGCGGCCGAGAAGGACGTGCTGACCAAGAAGACGATCGAGGAGGGCAAGCCCGAGGCTGCCGTCGCGAAGATCGTCGAGGGTCGCCTGGGCGGCTTCTTCAAGGAGCTCGTGCTCCTCGAGCAGGAGTCGGTCTCGGAGTCGAAGAAGACGGTCAAGGCCGTCCTCGACGCCGCCGGCACGACCGTGAAGCGGTTCGCCCGCTTCGAGGTCGGCGCCTAGCTGACGCACCGACGACCGGTGGCCACCTTCGGGTGGCCACCGGTCGTCTGTTTTTTCCCTGTGCCGTCAACCGGCAGGGGGTAGGTTTGTGCCGCCCGGCCATCGGACATGTGTCGGACCTGCGCGTCCGCGCTCGCGGACGCACCTCGATGTCAGAAGGAGACGTCACGTGGGACTCATCCAGGCTGCAATCGGTGCGATCGGCGGCACCCTCGCCGACCAGTGGGTCGACTTCTACGGCGTCCCCGACGGCGTCGGCTCGACGGTCGCGGTGTTCCCGGCGGTCGCCAAGGGCCAGAACGCCGGCCGCGGCAGCAACACCCAGGGCTCCGAGGGGGTCATCACCAACGGCTCCAAGATCATCGTGCCGGAGGGCTACGGCCTGGTGCTGATGGAGGACGGCGCCTTCACCGGCTTCGCCGCCGAGCCGGGTGCCTACATCTGGAACTCCGACGACCCGGCCTCGCAGTCGATCTTCACCGGCGGCGGCCTCGTCGACTCGCTGATCAAGCAGAGCTGGGAGCGCTTCAAGTTCGGCGGGCGGCCCTCGGCCCAGCAGTCCGCGATCTTCGTGACGCTCAAGGAGCTGCCCAACAACAAGTTCGGCACCCAGTCGGAGATCTACTGGGACGACGCCTTCCTCAACACCCAGGTCGGCGCGATCACCCGCGGCACCTACACCCTGAAGATCACCGACCCGCTGACCTTCATCCGCAACTTCGTGCCGGCCGAGGTCATCACCGGTCGCCGTCGGTTCGACTTCACCGACATGGACAACCCGGCCGGTGAGCAGCTGTTCAACGAGGTCGTCGGCTCGCTCGCGCCGGCGTTCTCGATGTACACCAACGACCCGGCCAAGGGGAACCGCATCTCCCGGCTCCAGCAGGACTCGATCGGCTTCGCCCAGTCGCTGTCCGCGGCGGTCGAGCAGAACTACCAGTGGCGCACCGACCGGGGTCTGGAGATCGTCAAGACCGCGATCATCTCGATCGAGTACGACGCCAACACCCGCGAGCTGCTCAAGAACGTCCAGCGCGCCGACGCCCTGTCCGGCTCGCGCGGCAACTCCAACCTGCAGGCGTCGGTCGCGGCCGGCATCGAGGCGGCCGGTGAGAACGCCGGGCCGGGCGGCCTGATCGGCATGGGCATGGCCACCGGCGGCATGGGCCTGGGCGGCCTCCAGCAGCCGGTCCCGCCGGCCGGCGCCCCCGCGGCCCCGGCTGCGACCGCGCCTCCGGCGGCGCCCGCCGCCCCGGCAGCGCCCGCGGCCCCGGCGGCTCCCGCCGCCGAGGACCCGATGGCGGTGCTCAAGCGGGCCAAGGAGATGCTCGACGCCGGGCTGATCACCCAGGAGGACTACGACGCGGCGAAGGCAAAGGCGCTCGGTCTCTGACATGACCCAGGACTCCGCTGAGCCGAAGCAGCCCACCTTCGACGGGCCACCCCTGTCGCTGGAGGAGGAGCTCGCCGCGGCCAAGGCCGAGCCGGAGCCCGGCCCGAGCATCGAGACCGTCAACGAGTCGCTCAAGGACGGCCTCAACCGCTGCCCGAAGTGTGGCTCGACCGACGTCCAGCTGCGCGGGTCCACGGGCATGCTGGTGTGCCTGTTCTGCCGCAACGAATGGCAGGAGGCCCGCGTCGAGGAGGAGTTCGGCCTCGGCGAGGGCATCGACCAGCTCGAGGGCACGGTCATCGCCAGCGGTGCGGGTGACATCGCGGCCGATGCGGCCGACCAGCTCACCTTCAAGTGCGAGGCGTGCGGCGCGGAGGTCGTGGTCGACACGGCCCACGCGCTGAACGCCCGCTGCCACTGGTGCCGGCACACCCTCAACGTCAACCAGCAGATCCCCAACGGCGCCGTACCCGACGCGGTGCTGCCGTTCCGGCTGACCAAGGACGAGGCGGTCGAGAAGATCCGGGAGTTCGCCTCCAAGCGACGGCTCTTCGCGCACAAGCGGTTCAAGAAGGAGTTCGTGCCGGAGAACGTCCTCGGCGTCTACCTGCCCTACCTCGTGATCGACGCGCGCGCGGAGTCGCAGTACTGGGGCAAGGGCGAGGTGCAGACCCGGCGCTGGACGGAGAAGCAGGGCGACAACAACGTCACCTACTACGCCGCCGACGTCTACCAGGTGGCCCGGCAGGTGTCGTTCACGGTCGACGACCTGACCGTAGAGGGCT contains:
- a CDS encoding YifB family Mg chelatase-like AAA ATPase, which gives rise to MPFATARCVALAGAVGHLIDVQTDVSVGQSTTVVVGRADTSLREGVDRVRMALINTDLRWPATKRCTFLFSPADLRKSGTHFDLAMAVSLLAADGQLEPGWLDGTVFIGELTLSGGLRSALGVLPMVLAAAAAGIGRVYLPEPQLAEAMMVPGMEVIGVRSLAQVVAGLRGDELPLAPPVAAATGLRLLSWRGDERLDELDFRDLRGMAEEKYAVEVAAAGAHPLQLSGPKGCGKTSLAERIPTILPDLTPEESLELTALHSLAGSLDPEEGMLVRPPFAAPHHDASKVSVVGGGSGRVQPGAISRAHCGVLFLDEFPLFRADVVEALRQPLENGDITIARRDESVTLPASALLVVASNPCPCGNWSTAMRANRCTCAETVRRAYRAKLSGPIVDRIDILRHVQPAAPSNHDPFRTVETSAEVRLRVAAARQRQHDRYAGRPWRLNGQVPSPRLKDTWPLSPDAQRVVDAEMLTGRLSARGAVRVQRLAWTVADLRSVRTGRELAPGVDEVRTALRLRSGQSLDLAMFRPDGEVQPDPGSKEPGSEGAA
- a CDS encoding peptidoglycan DD-metalloendopeptidase family protein, which gives rise to MTRSPLRLTALLALLALVLGPLLTGPTARADPGDPVGVWPLWPVPDVVRAFDPPSSPYASGHRGVDLAGHVGQQVRTALPGTVLFAGRIAGRGVVVVGHGATRTTYEPVAAAVTVGARLPAGAPIGTLQLPGSHCLPRACLHWGWIAGETYLDPLRLVRAGPVRLLPLWRDRPAGHTGPPLGAATAARAAGAADDGVVDTTR
- a CDS encoding TFIIB-type zinc ribbon-containing protein, with protein sequence MTQDSAEPKQPTFDGPPLSLEEELAAAKAEPEPGPSIETVNESLKDGLNRCPKCGSTDVQLRGSTGMLVCLFCRNEWQEARVEEEFGLGEGIDQLEGTVIASGAGDIAADAADQLTFKCEACGAEVVVDTAHALNARCHWCRHTLNVNQQIPNGAVPDAVLPFRLTKDEAVEKIREFASKRRLFAHKRFKKEFVPENVLGVYLPYLVIDARAESQYWGKGEVQTRRWTEKQGDNNVTYYAADVYQVARQVSFTVDDLTVEGSSERAQIGPANTNNIINTILPFDTKNAVKWNASYLVGFTSEKRDLNVEAVRPHLEDQLLSIGRSQVRASLGRFDRGVRWEQEKLDVGGSRWVSMYLPVWLYSYRQESNGMLHYIAVNARTGETMGSIPVSQPKLLLAAFTVGTFLEGIAGAILVAMA
- the dprA gene encoding DNA-processing protein DprA, with the translated sequence MSDLDDERLARATINLVTEPGDLRCLGLTRELGGRRFLEVLREQPDLRPELTAAAGRLAGVRPERVLEHAARRGIRFVIPGDDEWPGSLDDLAGAGVLHARGEVPVGLWVRGPVRLDRLGAAVAIVGSRSSTGYGDQVAGEIAAVLGRAGRPVVSGAAIGVDYAAHRGAVSADAPTVAVLACGVDRAYPLAHRQMLDHLAAHHAVVSEAPPGSAPFRIRFLSRNRIIAALTRGTVVVEAAIRSGALNTASWADQLHRTVMGVPGPVTSAASEGVHELIRVGAATLVTRGEDVLELLGAAGEDLSDVARAPAGPRDRLSVRARQVLDAVPVSSPAPTPSVALVAGLGAEEVERLLGGLLADGHVERLPAGWRLPRRVGG
- a CDS encoding SHOCT domain-containing protein, with the protein product MGLIQAAIGAIGGTLADQWVDFYGVPDGVGSTVAVFPAVAKGQNAGRGSNTQGSEGVITNGSKIIVPEGYGLVLMEDGAFTGFAAEPGAYIWNSDDPASQSIFTGGGLVDSLIKQSWERFKFGGRPSAQQSAIFVTLKELPNNKFGTQSEIYWDDAFLNTQVGAITRGTYTLKITDPLTFIRNFVPAEVITGRRRFDFTDMDNPAGEQLFNEVVGSLAPAFSMYTNDPAKGNRISRLQQDSIGFAQSLSAAVEQNYQWRTDRGLEIVKTAIISIEYDANTRELLKNVQRADALSGSRGNSNLQASVAAGIEAAGENAGPGGLIGMGMATGGMGLGGLQQPVPPAGAPAAPAATAPPAAPAAPAAPAAPAAPAAEDPMAVLKRAKEMLDAGLITQEDYDAAKAKALGL
- the tsf gene encoding translation elongation factor Ts encodes the protein MAFTAADVKKLRELTSAGMMDCKKALDETDGDFDKAVELLRVKGAAKAAARGAERETSAGLVANAGGALVELKSETDFVAKNEEFIKAAQQIAEAIDAGKATDTESAKALPLGDSTVGQVVEGLAITIGEKIELGNVAYFDGPVAVYLHKRAADLPPAVGVIVEYEGDEAAARGAAMQVAALKAQYLTRDEVPADIVAAEKDVLTKKTIEEGKPEAAVAKIVEGRLGGFFKELVLLEQESVSESKKTVKAVLDAAGTTVKRFARFEVGA
- the rpsB gene encoding 30S ribosomal protein S2; the encoded protein is MAVVTMRQLLESGVHFGHQTRRWNPKMKRFILTDRNGIYIIDLQQSLAYIDRSYAFVKETVAKGGTIMFIGTKKQAQESIAEQATRVGMPYVNQRWLGGMLTNFATMNQRINRLKELDDVDFDDVAGSNRTKKELLQMKREHAKLEKTLGGIREMSRIPSAVWIVDTNKEHLAVEEARKLRIPIIAILDSNCDPDDVDFPIPGNDDAIRAVGLLTRVIADAAADGLMSRSGAGSASSPAAEEPLAAWERELLEGDAAAPAAEATEATEATAEETPAAEETAAEATEAPAAEAAAEEAPAADAPAEA
- a CDS encoding tyrosine recombinase XerC — encoded protein: MDGAPPADGADLDDVLPEAFARVLGDYERHLVAERDLTEHSVRAYLGDIAGLLDHAGRLGLVDLAELDLRTLRSWLAKQQTMGLSRTTLARRATAARVFTGWLARTGRTPTDVGSALGSPRPHRTLPDVLRVDEATRLISAATELADDGSPVGLRDVAMLELLYATGMRVGELCGLDVDDVDRDRNVVRVFGKGRKERTVPFGQPAAAALDRWLSQGRPDLARPGSGPALFLGARGGRIDQRAVRTLVHRRLADVPGAPDLGPHGLRHTAATHLLEGGADLRSVQELLGHASLATTQRYTHVTTDRLRRAYQQAHPRA